From the Solanum pennellii chromosome 4, SPENNV200 genome, one window contains:
- the LOC107016536 gene encoding uncharacterized protein K02A2.6-like — translation MYKSVTKKAVVDFVRSNIICRSGIPKIIITDNATNLNSHLMKQVCEQFKIVHRHSTPYRPKENGAVEAANKNIKKILRKMVQGSRQWHEKLPFALMGYRMIVRTLVGATPYLLDYGTKVVIPAEVEITSLRTIVEAEIEDTE, via the coding sequence ATGTACAAATCAGTTACCAAGAAAGCGGTGGTGGACTTCGTTCGTTCCAACATCATATGTCGTTCTGGCATACCAAAAATCATTATTACAGACAATGCAACGAATCTCAACAGCCACTTGATGAAGCAAGTTTGTGAGCAATTTAAAATTGTTCATCGTCATTCAACCCCTTATCGTCCCAAAGAAAATGGGGCTGTTGAAGCTGCgaataagaacatcaagaagattCTTAGGAAAATGGTGCAAGGATCTAGACAGTGGCATGAGAAATTACCCTTCGCTCTCATGGGATATCGCATGATTGTTCGTACGTTAGTCGGTGCAACACCTTACTTATTGGATTACGGAACTAAGGTTGTCATACCCGCAGAAGTTGAAATCACTTCTCTTCGAACCATTGTTGAAGCAGAAATCGAGGATACAGAATGA
- the LOC107016538 gene encoding uncharacterized protein LOC107016538, which yields MGLNMAINLDVHDLLVLGDSDLLIRQARGEWETRDIKLIPYKQSLEDLIKKFKSIKFRYIPRFQNELADALATIASILPYPGNTYIDPLEIQVKDQHGYCNMIAVEADGETWYHDIKQFIKAREYPLHADRDQKRTMRRLANGFLLSGDILYKRNPDLNLLRCVNNQEAETIMNEVHSGVCGPHMNGYVLAKKIIRAGYYWLTTERDCIQFVRKCH from the coding sequence ATGGGTTTGAATATGGCAATAAATCTGGATGTACATGACCTCTTAGTCTTGGGGGATTCCGACTTGCTCATTCGACAAGCTCGAGGCGAATGGGAAACTCGAGACATTAAGCTCATACCGTACAAACAATCTTTAGAAGATCTCATCAAAAAGTTCAAGTCcattaaatttagatatattcCAAGGTTTCAGAATGAGTTGGCTGATGCGTTGGCCACCATAGCATCGATACTTCCATACCCAGGTAATACCTACATTGACCCGTTGGAAATCCAAGTAAAGGATCAACATGGTTATTGCAATATGATTGCGGTAGAGGCAGATGGTGAGACTTGGTATCACGACATCAAACAGTTTATAAAAGCTAGAGAATATCCACTGCATGCTGATAGAGATCAAAAAAGAACTATGAGGCGACTCGCCAATGGGTTCCTCTTAAGTGGCGATATCTTATATAAAAGGAATCCGGATTTGAATTTATTACGATGTGTGAATAATCAAGAGGCAGAAACAATTATGAATGAGGTACACTCAGGGGTATGTGGCCCACACATGAATGGTTACGTCCTAGCAAAAAAGATTATTCGGGCAGGATACTATTGGTTGACCACGGAGCGAGATTGCATCCAATTTGTTCGCAAGTGCCATTAG